GGACGTCGGCGATGGTCATGGGCGCGTCCCGGAGCCGGGTGGCGGGGCGGGGGCGGGGGCCGGCGCGGGGCGCTCGGCGGCGCCCGGGACCACCGGCGCCGCGCGCTCGATGCGCTCCTCCTCCACCCACGTCGAGAAGTCCTCCTGCGCCTTCCCCTCGGCGTCGACCACCTGCACCGAGAGCCGCACCCGGCCGTCGCGCAGGAAGCTGAGCCGCATGTAGCCGCTGGCGCGGCGGGTGTAGCGGGTGCCGGTGATGGCCCGCACCCGCGTGGTGTGGTTGTAGATCCCCCCGCCGCTCACCAGCTGGTAGCGCGCGGGGTCGCGCCGGAACACCTGCAGGTTGTGCTCGTGCCCGGCGGCGTAGAGCATGGGCGGCGAGGCGGCGAAGGCGCGCTCGAACGACCTGATCAGGGTGCGGTACTCGCGCCCCGACACGTCCTGCCGCGCGAAGAAGCCGCCGAGGCGCGCCCAGGGGTGGAAGGGGAAGAGGTAGGTGGGCCAGTCGAAGTACCCGCCGTGCTCGCCCCCCGTCGCGATCGGGTGGTGCCCCACCACCACGGTGCGGCGCGTCCCCGCGCTCGCCAGGTCCACCCGGAGGGAGTCGATGATCTCCTCCTCCGTGCGGGCGCGGCAGTGGGAGCCGCTCCCGTACGGCTTGCCGGGCGCCGGGCCGTGCAGCCACCACTGCGTGTCCATCACGATCAGCCGCAGGTAGTCGTCGAAGTCCAGCACCGTGGGCCCCGGGCACGCCTCGCCGGGGAAGAAGCGGATCAGGTCGCGGCCGTGCGCCTCCACGAAGCGCTCCTCGCGCAGGATGGCCGCCCACCCCTGCGGGCTGCCGGCGTC
This window of the Longimicrobium sp. genome carries:
- a CDS encoding metallophosphoesterase, which gives rise to MSGEIGRKTTAGRGRLRRLAGLAAAFWLAVLAACARPMLGIGDVIEGVPDDSVAMRLVLIGDAGLPAPGGEPVLEALREELKWDPQRTLVVYLGDNVYPRGLVDSATAERAEGERILREQMEPLLETGTRGIFIPGNHDWDAGSPQGWAAILREERFVEAHGRDLIRFFPGEACPGPTVLDFDDYLRLIVMDTQWWLHGPAPGKPYGSGSHCRARTEEEIIDSLRVDLASAGTRRTVVVGHHPIATGGEHGGYFDWPTYLFPFHPWARLGGFFARQDVSGREYRTLIRSFERAFAASPPMLYAAGHEHNLQVFRRDPARYQLVSGGGIYNHTTRVRAITGTRYTRRASGYMRLSFLRDGRVRLSVQVVDAEGKAQEDFSTWVEEERIERAAPVVPGAAERPAPAPAPAPPPGSGTRP